In the genome of Chiroxiphia lanceolata isolate bChiLan1 chromosome 29, bChiLan1.pri, whole genome shotgun sequence, one region contains:
- the LOC116799839 gene encoding collagen alpha-4(IV) chain-like isoform X17: protein MPRDTPRIQRDTPGFQGTPPGCPGRPPGSAGTTPGCPEGPPGSVGRPPRIPRDTPGIRRETPRILRETLRETPRMPRETPRILWDNLRILREAPRMPRETPGIHRETPRICRDNPRILWETPRLCREIPRFQGRPSGSFGRPPRFPGRPPGFPGTPPRFPGTTPGCPGRPLGSPGRPPGFPGTPPGSSGRPPGSSGSPPSRHSQLQGHPWHRLPFSCSSFSCLGLHFSLFFPDCSKGFSPWGEFAPGCLEPRTILLLLLLFQRDTTTVVPAGPLPGMLGKAPGGALLLPAGPGNPGKSQGRRLERLFPGTPGKLRSRFPTAQVCPGALLRPGLCSRTLRGAGSQG from the exons ATGCCCAGGGATACCCCCAGGATCCAAAGGGACACTCCAGGATTCCAAGGGACACCCCCAGGATGCCCAGGGAGACCTCCAGGATCTGCAGGGACAACCCCTGGATGCCCAGAGGGACCCCCGGGATCTGTCGGGAGACCCCCCAGGATTCCCAGGGATACCCCCGGGATCCGTAGGGAGACCCCCAGGATTCTCCGGGAGACCCTCAGGGAGACCCCCAGGATGCCCAGGGAGACCCCCAGGATACTCTGGGACAACCTCAGGATCCTCAGGGAGGCCCCCAGGATGCCCAGGGAAACCCCCGGGATCCACAGGGAGACGCCCAGGATCTGCAGGGACAACCCCAGGATTCTCTGGGAGacccccaggctctgcagggagatcCCCAGATTCCAAGGGAGACCCTCTGGATCCTTTGGCAGACCCCCTAGATTCCCAGGGAGACCCCCAGGATTCCCAGGGACACCCCCAAGATTCCCAGGGACAACCCCAGGATGCCCAGGGAGACCCTTGGGATCCCCAG GGAGACCTCCAGGATTcccagggacacccccaggATCCTCTGGGAGACCCCCGGGATCCTCTGGCTCCCCCCCATCCCggcattcccagctccaggggcacCCTTGGCACCGTCTCCCTTTCTCTtgctcctccttttcctgccttGGATTGcacttttccctgttttttcctgattgTTCCAAGGGATTCAGTCCCTGGGGGGAGTTTGCTCCGGGCTGCCTGGAGCCACGgaccatcctcctcctcctcctcctcttccaaagGGATACAACCACTGTTGTCCCGGCTGGGCCGCTTCCAGGGATGCTTGGGAAGGCTCCGGGGGGGGCCCTTCTGCTTCCCGCCGGGCCGGGAAATCCCGGGAAAAGCCAGGGCCGGCGGCTCGAGAGGCTTTTCCCAGGGACACCAGGGAAGCTCCGGAGCCGCTTCCCGACAGCTCAGGTGTGTCCTGGAGCGCTGCTCCGGCCGGGATTGTGCTCCCGGACGCTCCGTGGGGCCGGATCCCAGGGATGA
- the LOC116799839 gene encoding basic salivary proline-rich protein 2-like isoform X5, whose product MPRDTPRIQRDTPGFQGTPPGCPGRPPGSAGTTPGCPEGPPGSVGRPPRIPRDTPGIRRETPRILRETLRETPRMPRETPGIHRETPRICRDNPRILWETPRLCREIPRFQGRPSGSFGRPPRFPGRPPGFPGTPPRFPGTTPGCPGRPLGSPGRLPGSKGTTSGSSGRPPGFPGTPPDSQGDPRDPLAPPHPGIPSSRGTLGTVSLSLAPPFPALDCTFPCFFLIVPRDSVPGGSLLRAAWSHGPSSSSSSSSKGIQPLLSRLGRFQGCLGRLRGGPFCFPPGREIPGKARAGGSRGFSQGHQGSSGAASRQLRCVLERCSGRDCAPGRSVGPDPRDECSGHSQTSQGGSGCSVGPDPRDECSGHSQTSQGGSGCSVGPDPRDECSGHSQTSQGGSGCSVGPDPRDECSGHSQTSQGGSGCSVGPDPRDERSGHSQTSQGGSGCSMAGAE is encoded by the exons ATGCCCAGGGATACCCCCAGGATCCAAAGGGACACTCCAGGATTCCAAGGGACACCCCCAGGATGCCCAGGGAGACCTCCAGGATCTGCAGGGACAACCCCTGGATGCCCAGAGGGACCCCCGGGATCTGTCGGGAGACCCCCCAGGATTCCCAGGGATACCCCCGGGATCCGTAGGGAGACCCCCAGGATTCTCCGGGAGACCCTCAGGGAGA CCCCCAGGATGCCCAGGGAAACCCCCGGGATCCACAGGGAGACGCCCAGGATCTGCAGGGACAACCCCAGGATTCTCTGGGAGacccccaggctctgcagggagatcCCCAGATTCCAAGGGAGACCCTCTGGATCCTTTGGCAGACCCCCTAGATTCCCAGGGAGACCCCCAGGATTCCCAGGGACACCCCCAAGATTCCCAGGGACAACCCCAGGATGCCCAGGGAGACCCTTGGGATCCCCAGGGAGACTCCCAGGATCCAAAGGGACAACCTCAGGATCCTCAGGGAGACCTCCAGGATTCCCAGGGACACCCCCAGATTccca GGGAGACCCCCGGGATCCTCTGGCTCCCCCCCATCCCggcattcccagctccaggggcacCCTTGGCACCGTCTCCCTTTCTCTtgctcctccttttcctgccttGGATTGcacttttccctgttttttcctgattgTTCCAAGGGATTCAGTCCCTGGGGGGAGTTTGCTCCGGGCTGCCTGGAGCCACGgaccatcctcctcctcctcctcctcttccaaagGGATACAACCACTGTTGTCCCGGCTGGGCCGCTTCCAGGGATGCTTGGGAAGGCTCCGGGGGGGGCCCTTCTGCTTCCCGCCGGGCCGGGAAATCCCGGGAAAAGCCAGGGCCGGCGGCTCGAGAGGCTTTTCCCAGGGACACCAGGGAAGCTCCGGAGCCGCTTCCCGACAGCTCAGGTGTGTCCTGGAGCGCTGCTCCGGCCGGGATTGTGCTCCCGGACGCTCCGTGGGGCCGGATCCCAGGGATGAGTGCTCTGGGCATTCCCAGACATCCCAGGGAGGCTCCGGGTGCTCCGTGGGGCCAGATCCCAGGGATGAGTGCTCTGGGCATTCCCAGACATCCCAGGGAGGCTCCGGGTGCTCCGTGGGGCCGGATCCCAGGGATGAGTGCTCTGGGCATTCCCAGACATCCCAGGGAGGCTCCGGGTGCTCCGTGGGGCCGGATCCCAGGGATGAGTGCTCTGGGCATTCCCAGACATCCCAGGGAGGCTCCGGGTGCTCCGTGGGGCCAGATCCCAGGGATGAGCGCTCTGGGCATTCCCAGACATCCCAGGGAGGCTCCGGGTGCTCCATGGCTGGAGCCGAATAA
- the LOC116799839 gene encoding collagen alpha-1(I) chain-like isoform X7, which yields MPRDTPRIQRDTPGFQGTPPGCPGRPPGSAGTTPGCPEGPPGSVGRPPRIPRDTPGIRRETPRILRETLRETPRMPRETPRILWDNLRILREAPRMPRETPGIHRETPRICRDNPRILWETPRLCREIPRFQGRPSGSFGRPPRFPGRPPGFPGTPPRFPGTTPGCPGRPLGSPGRLPGSKGTTSGSSGRPPGFPGTPPDSQGDPRDPLAPPHPGIPSSRGTLGTVSLSLAPPFPALDCTFPCFFLIVPRDSVPGGSLLRAAWSHGPSSSSSSSSKGIQPLLSRLGRFQGCLGRLRGGPFCFPPGREIPGKARAGGSRGFSQGHQGSSGAASRQLRCVLERCSGRDCAPGRSVGPDPRDECSGHSQTSQGGSGCSVGPDPRDECSGHSQTSQGGSGCSVGPDPRDECSGHSQTSQGGSGCSVGPDPRDECSGHSQTSQGGSGCSMAGAE from the exons ATGCCCAGGGATACCCCCAGGATCCAAAGGGACACTCCAGGATTCCAAGGGACACCCCCAGGATGCCCAGGGAGACCTCCAGGATCTGCAGGGACAACCCCTGGATGCCCAGAGGGACCCCCGGGATCTGTCGGGAGACCCCCCAGGATTCCCAGGGATACCCCCGGGATCCGTAGGGAGACCCCCAGGATTCTCCGGGAGACCCTCAGGGAGACCCCCAGGATGCCCAGGGAGACCCCCAGGATACTCTGGGACAACCTCAGGATCCTCAGGGAGGCCCCCAGGATGCCCAGGGAAACCCCCGGGATCCACAGGGAGACGCCCAGGATCTGCAGGGACAACCCCAGGATTCTCTGGGAGacccccaggctctgcagggagatcCCCAGATTCCAAGGGAGACCCTCTGGATCCTTTGGCAGACCCCCTAGATTCCCAGGGAGACCCCCAGGATTCCCAGGGACACCCCCAAGATTCCCAGGGACAACCCCAGGATGCCCAGGGAGACCCTTGGGATCCCCAGGGAGACTCCCAGGATCCAAAGGGACAACCTCAGGATCCTCAGGGAGACCTCCAGGATTCCCAGGGACACCCCCAGATTccca GGGAGACCCCCGGGATCCTCTGGCTCCCCCCCATCCCggcattcccagctccaggggcacCCTTGGCACCGTCTCCCTTTCTCTtgctcctccttttcctgccttGGATTGcacttttccctgttttttcctgattgTTCCAAGGGATTCAGTCCCTGGGGGGAGTTTGCTCCGGGCTGCCTGGAGCCACGgaccatcctcctcctcctcctcctcttccaaagGGATACAACCACTGTTGTCCCGGCTGGGCCGCTTCCAGGGATGCTTGGGAAGGCTCCGGGGGGGGCCCTTCTGCTTCCCGCCGGGCCGGGAAATCCCGGGAAAAGCCAGGGCCGGCGGCTCGAGAGGCTTTTCCCAGGGACACCAGGGAAGCTCCGGAGCCGCTTCCCGACAGCTCAGGTGTGTCCTGGAGCGCTGCTCCGGCCGGGATTGTGCTCCCGGACGCTCCGTGGGGCCGGATCCCAGGGATGAGTGCTCTGGGCATTCCCAGACATCCCAGGGAGGCTCCGGGTGCTCCGTGGGGCCAGATCCCAGGGATGAGTGCTCTGGGCATTCCCAGACATCCCAGGGAGGCTCCGGGTGCTCCGTGGGGCCGGATCCCAGGGATGAGTGCTCTGGGCATTCCCAGACATCCCAGGGAGGCTCCGGGTGCTCCGTGGGGCCGGATCCCAGGGATGAGTGCTCTGGGCATTCCCAGACATCCCAGGGAG GCTCCGGGTGCTCCATGGCTGGAGCCGAATAA
- the LOC116799839 gene encoding collagen alpha-1(I) chain-like isoform X1, with protein MPRDTPRIQRDTPGFQGTPPGCPGRPPGSAGTTPGCPEGPPGSVGRPPRIPRDTPGIRRETPRILRETLRETPRMPRETPRILWDNLRILREAPRMPRETPGIHRETPRICRDNPRILWETPRLCREIPRFQGRPSGSFGRPPRFPGRPPGFPGTPPRFPGTTPGCPGRPLGSPGRLPGSKGTTSGSSGRPPGFPGTPPDSQGDPRDPLAPPHPGIPSSRGTLGTVSLSLAPPFPALDCTFPCFFLIVPRDSVPGGSLLRAAWSHGPSSSSSSSSKGIQPLLSRLGRFQGCLGRLRGGPFCFPPGREIPGKARAGGSRGFSQGHQGSSGAASRQLRCVLERCSGRDCAPGRSVGPDPRDECSGHSQTSQGGSGCSVGPDPRDECSGHSQTSQGGSGCSVGPDPRDECSGHSQTSQGGSGCSVGPDPRDECSGHSQTSQGGSGCSVGPDPRDERSGHSQTSQGGSGCSMAGAE; from the exons ATGCCCAGGGATACCCCCAGGATCCAAAGGGACACTCCAGGATTCCAAGGGACACCCCCAGGATGCCCAGGGAGACCTCCAGGATCTGCAGGGACAACCCCTGGATGCCCAGAGGGACCCCCGGGATCTGTCGGGAGACCCCCCAGGATTCCCAGGGATACCCCCGGGATCCGTAGGGAGACCCCCAGGATTCTCCGGGAGACCCTCAGGGAGACCCCCAGGATGCCCAGGGAGACCCCCAGGATACTCTGGGACAACCTCAGGATCCTCAGGGAGGCCCCCAGGATGCCCAGGGAAACCCCCGGGATCCACAGGGAGACGCCCAGGATCTGCAGGGACAACCCCAGGATTCTCTGGGAGacccccaggctctgcagggagatcCCCAGATTCCAAGGGAGACCCTCTGGATCCTTTGGCAGACCCCCTAGATTCCCAGGGAGACCCCCAGGATTCCCAGGGACACCCCCAAGATTCCCAGGGACAACCCCAGGATGCCCAGGGAGACCCTTGGGATCCCCAGGGAGACTCCCAGGATCCAAAGGGACAACCTCAGGATCCTCAGGGAGACCTCCAGGATTCCCAGGGACACCCCCAGATTccca GGGAGACCCCCGGGATCCTCTGGCTCCCCCCCATCCCggcattcccagctccaggggcacCCTTGGCACCGTCTCCCTTTCTCTtgctcctccttttcctgccttGGATTGcacttttccctgttttttcctgattgTTCCAAGGGATTCAGTCCCTGGGGGGAGTTTGCTCCGGGCTGCCTGGAGCCACGgaccatcctcctcctcctcctcctcttccaaagGGATACAACCACTGTTGTCCCGGCTGGGCCGCTTCCAGGGATGCTTGGGAAGGCTCCGGGGGGGGCCCTTCTGCTTCCCGCCGGGCCGGGAAATCCCGGGAAAAGCCAGGGCCGGCGGCTCGAGAGGCTTTTCCCAGGGACACCAGGGAAGCTCCGGAGCCGCTTCCCGACAGCTCAGGTGTGTCCTGGAGCGCTGCTCCGGCCGGGATTGTGCTCCCGGACGCTCCGTGGGGCCGGATCCCAGGGATGAGTGCTCTGGGCATTCCCAGACATCCCAGGGAGGCTCCGGGTGCTCCGTGGGGCCAGATCCCAGGGATGAGTGCTCTGGGCATTCCCAGACATCCCAGGGAGGCTCCGGGTGCTCCGTGGGGCCGGATCCCAGGGATGAGTGCTCTGGGCATTCCCAGACATCCCAGGGAGGCTCCGGGTGCTCCGTGGGGCCGGATCCCAGGGATGAGTGCTCTGGGCATTCCCAGACATCCCAGGGAGGCTCCGGGTGCTCCGTGGGGCCAGATCCCAGGGATGAGCGCTCTGGGCATTCCCAGACATCCCAGGGAGGCTCCGGGTGCTCCATGGCTGGAGCCGAATAA
- the LOC116799839 gene encoding basic salivary proline-rich protein 1-like isoform X6, with translation MPRDTPRIQRDTPGFQGTPPGCPGRPPGSAGTTPGCPEGPPGSVGRPPRIPRDTPGIRRETPRILRETLRETPRMPRETPRILWDNLRILREAPRMPRETPGIHRETPRFQGRPSGSFGRPPRFPGRPPGFPGTPPRFPGTTPGCPGRPLGSPGRLPGSKGTTSGSSGRPPGFPGTPPDSQGDPRDPLAPPHPGIPSSRGTLGTVSLSLAPPFPALDCTFPCFFLIVPRDSVPGGSLLRAAWSHGPSSSSSSSSKGIQPLLSRLGRFQGCLGRLRGGPFCFPPGREIPGKARAGGSRGFSQGHQGSSGAASRQLRCVLERCSGRDCAPGRSVGPDPRDECSGHSQTSQGGSGCSVGPDPRDECSGHSQTSQGGSGCSVGPDPRDECSGHSQTSQGGSGCSVGPDPRDECSGHSQTSQGGSGCSVGPDPRDERSGHSQTSQGGSGCSMAGAE, from the exons ATGCCCAGGGATACCCCCAGGATCCAAAGGGACACTCCAGGATTCCAAGGGACACCCCCAGGATGCCCAGGGAGACCTCCAGGATCTGCAGGGACAACCCCTGGATGCCCAGAGGGACCCCCGGGATCTGTCGGGAGACCCCCCAGGATTCCCAGGGATACCCCCGGGATCCGTAGGGAGACCCCCAGGATTCTCCGGGAGACCCTCAGGGAGACCCCCAGGATGCCCAGGGAGACCCCCAGGATACTCTGGGACAACCTCAGGATCCTCAGGGAGGCCCCCAGGATGCCCAGGGAAACCCCCGGGATCCACAGGGAGAC cCCCAGATTCCAAGGGAGACCCTCTGGATCCTTTGGCAGACCCCCTAGATTCCCAGGGAGACCCCCAGGATTCCCAGGGACACCCCCAAGATTCCCAGGGACAACCCCAGGATGCCCAGGGAGACCCTTGGGATCCCCAGGGAGACTCCCAGGATCCAAAGGGACAACCTCAGGATCCTCAGGGAGACCTCCAGGATTCCCAGGGACACCCCCAGATTccca GGGAGACCCCCGGGATCCTCTGGCTCCCCCCCATCCCggcattcccagctccaggggcacCCTTGGCACCGTCTCCCTTTCTCTtgctcctccttttcctgccttGGATTGcacttttccctgttttttcctgattgTTCCAAGGGATTCAGTCCCTGGGGGGAGTTTGCTCCGGGCTGCCTGGAGCCACGgaccatcctcctcctcctcctcctcttccaaagGGATACAACCACTGTTGTCCCGGCTGGGCCGCTTCCAGGGATGCTTGGGAAGGCTCCGGGGGGGGCCCTTCTGCTTCCCGCCGGGCCGGGAAATCCCGGGAAAAGCCAGGGCCGGCGGCTCGAGAGGCTTTTCCCAGGGACACCAGGGAAGCTCCGGAGCCGCTTCCCGACAGCTCAGGTGTGTCCTGGAGCGCTGCTCCGGCCGGGATTGTGCTCCCGGACGCTCCGTGGGGCCGGATCCCAGGGATGAGTGCTCTGGGCATTCCCAGACATCCCAGGGAGGCTCCGGGTGCTCCGTGGGGCCAGATCCCAGGGATGAGTGCTCTGGGCATTCCCAGACATCCCAGGGAGGCTCCGGGTGCTCCGTGGGGCCGGATCCCAGGGATGAGTGCTCTGGGCATTCCCAGACATCCCAGGGAGGCTCCGGGTGCTCCGTGGGGCCGGATCCCAGGGATGAGTGCTCTGGGCATTCCCAGACATCCCAGGGAGGCTCCGGGTGCTCCGTGGGGCCAGATCCCAGGGATGAGCGCTCTGGGCATTCCCAGACATCCCAGGGAGGCTCCGGGTGCTCCATGGCTGGAGCCGAATAA
- the LOC116799839 gene encoding basic salivary proline-rich protein 4-like isoform X18, which yields MPRDTPRIQRDTPRFPGTTPGCPGRPLGSPGRLPGSKGTTSGSSGRPPGFPGTPPDSQGDPRDPLAPPHPGIPSSRGTLGTVSLSLAPPFPALDCTFPCFFLIVPRDSVPGGSLLRAAWSHGPSSSSSSSSKGIQPLLSRLGRFQGCLGRLRGGPFCFPPGREIPGKARAGGSRGFSQGHQGSSGAASRQLRCVLERCSGRDCAPGRSVGPDPRDECSGHSQTSQGGSGCSVGPDPRDECSGHSQTSQGGSGCSVGPDPRDECSGHSQTSQGGSGCSVGPDPRDECSGHSQTSQGGSGCSVGPDPRDERSGHSQTSQGGSGCSMAGAE from the exons ATGCCCAGGGATACCCCCAGGATCCAAAGGGACA CCCCAAGATTCCCAGGGACAACCCCAGGATGCCCAGGGAGACCCTTGGGATCCCCAGGGAGACTCCCAGGATCCAAAGGGACAACCTCAGGATCCTCAGGGAGACCTCCAGGATTCCCAGGGACACCCCCAGATTccca GGGAGACCCCCGGGATCCTCTGGCTCCCCCCCATCCCggcattcccagctccaggggcacCCTTGGCACCGTCTCCCTTTCTCTtgctcctccttttcctgccttGGATTGcacttttccctgttttttcctgattgTTCCAAGGGATTCAGTCCCTGGGGGGAGTTTGCTCCGGGCTGCCTGGAGCCACGgaccatcctcctcctcctcctcctcttccaaagGGATACAACCACTGTTGTCCCGGCTGGGCCGCTTCCAGGGATGCTTGGGAAGGCTCCGGGGGGGGCCCTTCTGCTTCCCGCCGGGCCGGGAAATCCCGGGAAAAGCCAGGGCCGGCGGCTCGAGAGGCTTTTCCCAGGGACACCAGGGAAGCTCCGGAGCCGCTTCCCGACAGCTCAGGTGTGTCCTGGAGCGCTGCTCCGGCCGGGATTGTGCTCCCGGACGCTCCGTGGGGCCGGATCCCAGGGATGAGTGCTCTGGGCATTCCCAGACATCCCAGGGAGGCTCCGGGTGCTCCGTGGGGCCAGATCCCAGGGATGAGTGCTCTGGGCATTCCCAGACATCCCAGGGAGGCTCCGGGTGCTCCGTGGGGCCGGATCCCAGGGATGAGTGCTCTGGGCATTCCCAGACATCCCAGGGAGGCTCCGGGTGCTCCGTGGGGCCGGATCCCAGGGATGAGTGCTCTGGGCATTCCCAGACATCCCAGGGAGGCTCCGGGTGCTCCGTGGGGCCAGATCCCAGGGATGAGCGCTCTGGGCATTCCCAGACATCCCAGGGAGGCTCCGGGTGCTCCATGGCTGGAGCCGAATAA
- the LOC116799839 gene encoding proline-rich protein 2-like isoform X9, with the protein MPRDTPRIQRDTPGFQGTPPGCPGRPPGSAGTTPGCPEGPPGSVGRPPRIPRDTPGIRRETPRILRETLRETPRMPRETPRILWDNLRILREAPRMPRETPGIHRETPRICRDNPRILWETPRLCREIPRFQGRPSGSFGRPPRFPGRPPGSIGRPPGFPGTPPGSSGRPPGSSGSPPSRHSQLQGHPWHRLPFSCSSFSCLGLHFSLFFPDCSKGFSPWGEFAPGCLEPRTILLLLLLFQRDTTTVVPAGPLPGMLGKAPGGALLLPAGPGNPGKSQGRRLERLFPGTPGKLRSRFPTAQVCPGALLRPGSWGQIPGMSALGIPRHPREAPGAPWGRIPGMSALGIPRHPREAPGAPWGRIPGMSALGIPRHPREAPGAPWGQIPGMSALGIPRHPREAPGAPWLEPNKVDF; encoded by the exons ATGCCCAGGGATACCCCCAGGATCCAAAGGGACACTCCAGGATTCCAAGGGACACCCCCAGGATGCCCAGGGAGACCTCCAGGATCTGCAGGGACAACCCCTGGATGCCCAGAGGGACCCCCGGGATCTGTCGGGAGACCCCCCAGGATTCCCAGGGATACCCCCGGGATCCGTAGGGAGACCCCCAGGATTCTCCGGGAGACCCTCAGGGAGACCCCCAGGATGCCCAGGGAGACCCCCAGGATACTCTGGGACAACCTCAGGATCCTCAGGGAGGCCCCCAGGATGCCCAGGGAAACCCCCGGGATCCACAGGGAGACGCCCAGGATCTGCAGGGACAACCCCAGGATTCTCTGGGAGacccccaggctctgcagggagatcCCCAGATTCCAAGGGAGACCCTCTGGATCCTTTGGCAGACCCCCTAGATTCCCAGGGAGACCCCCAG gATCCATAGGGAGACCTCCAGGATTcccagggacacccccaggATCCTCTGGGAGACCCCCGGGATCCTCTGGCTCCCCCCCATCCCggcattcccagctccaggggcacCCTTGGCACCGTCTCCCTTTCTCTtgctcctccttttcctgccttGGATTGcacttttccctgttttttcctgattgTTCCAAGGGATTCAGTCCCTGGGGGGAGTTTGCTCCGGGCTGCCTGGAGCCACGgaccatcctcctcctcctcctcctcttccaaagGGATACAACCACTGTTGTCCCGGCTGGGCCGCTTCCAGGGATGCTTGGGAAGGCTCCGGGGGGGGCCCTTCTGCTTCCCGCCGGGCCGGGAAATCCCGGGAAAAGCCAGGGCCGGCGGCTCGAGAGGCTTTTCCCAGGGACACCAGGGAAGCTCCGGAGCCGCTTCCCGACAGCTCAGGTGTGTCCTGGAGCGCTGCTCCGGCCGGGAT CGTGGGGCCAGATCCCAGGGATGAGTGCTCTGGGCATTCCCAGACATCCCAGGGAGGCTCCGGGTGCTCCGTGGGGCCGGATCCCAGGGATGAGTGCTCTGGGCATTCCCAGACATCCCAGGGAGGCTCCGGGTGCTCCGTGGGGCCGGATCCCAGGGATGAGTGCTCTGGGCATTCCCAGACATCCCAGGGAGGCTCCGGGTGCTCCGTGGGGCCAGATCCCAGGGATGAGCGCTCTGGGCATTCCCAGACATCCCAGGGAGGCTCCGGGTGCTCCATGGCTGGAGCCGAATAAAGTGGATTTCTAA
- the LOC116799839 gene encoding MAGE-like protein 2 isoform X12 has product MPRDTPRIQRDTPGFQGTPPGCPGRPPGSAGTTPGCPEGPPGSVGRPPRIPRDTPGIRRETPRILRETLRETPRMPRETPRILWDNLRILREAPRMPRETPGIHRETPRICRDNPRILWETPRLCREIPRFQGRPSGSFGRPPRFPGRPPGSSGSPPSRHSQLQGHPWHRLPFSCSSFSCLGLHFSLFFPDCSKGFSPWGEFAPGCLEPRTILLLLLLFQRDTTTVVPAGPLPGMLGKAPGGALLLPAGPGNPGKSQGRRLERLFPGTPGKLRSRFPTAQVCPGALLRPGSWGQIPGMSALGIPRHPREAPGAPWGRIPGMSALGIPRHPREAPGAPWGRIPGMSALGIPRHPREAPGAPWGQIPGMSALGIPRHPREAPGAPWLEPNKVDF; this is encoded by the exons ATGCCCAGGGATACCCCCAGGATCCAAAGGGACACTCCAGGATTCCAAGGGACACCCCCAGGATGCCCAGGGAGACCTCCAGGATCTGCAGGGACAACCCCTGGATGCCCAGAGGGACCCCCGGGATCTGTCGGGAGACCCCCCAGGATTCCCAGGGATACCCCCGGGATCCGTAGGGAGACCCCCAGGATTCTCCGGGAGACCCTCAGGGAGACCCCCAGGATGCCCAGGGAGACCCCCAGGATACTCTGGGACAACCTCAGGATCCTCAGGGAGGCCCCCAGGATGCCCAGGGAAACCCCCGGGATCCACAGGGAGACGCCCAGGATCTGCAGGGACAACCCCAGGATTCTCTGGGAGacccccaggctctgcagggagatcCCCAGATTCCAAGGGAGACCCTCTGGATCCTTTGGCAGACCCCCTAGATTCCCAGGGAGACCCCCA GGATCCTCTGGCTCCCCCCCATCCCggcattcccagctccaggggcacCCTTGGCACCGTCTCCCTTTCTCTtgctcctccttttcctgccttGGATTGcacttttccctgttttttcctgattgTTCCAAGGGATTCAGTCCCTGGGGGGAGTTTGCTCCGGGCTGCCTGGAGCCACGgaccatcctcctcctcctcctcctcttccaaagGGATACAACCACTGTTGTCCCGGCTGGGCCGCTTCCAGGGATGCTTGGGAAGGCTCCGGGGGGGGCCCTTCTGCTTCCCGCCGGGCCGGGAAATCCCGGGAAAAGCCAGGGCCGGCGGCTCGAGAGGCTTTTCCCAGGGACACCAGGGAAGCTCCGGAGCCGCTTCCCGACAGCTCAGGTGTGTCCTGGAGCGCTGCTCCGGCCGGGAT CGTGGGGCCAGATCCCAGGGATGAGTGCTCTGGGCATTCCCAGACATCCCAGGGAGGCTCCGGGTGCTCCGTGGGGCCGGATCCCAGGGATGAGTGCTCTGGGCATTCCCAGACATCCCAGGGAGGCTCCGGGTGCTCCGTGGGGCCGGATCCCAGGGATGAGTGCTCTGGGCATTCCCAGACATCCCAGGGAGGCTCCGGGTGCTCCGTGGGGCCAGATCCCAGGGATGAGCGCTCTGGGCATTCCCAGACATCCCAGGGAGGCTCCGGGTGCTCCATGGCTGGAGCCGAATAAAGTGGATTTCTAA